The sequence TAACACTGACTTGGCATTTATTGAATGGCATCTTTGATTTATATTATGTTTAATCTGTCTACGGACTAATGGCATATTCCTCAGAATACACTTTGTGACCGACAGATTAAAAGTTTTTCGGAAGACGTTTtgtgtttcattttgtttttgaacAAGTTTGAAGTCCATCTCAAACCCTAAAACGCCATGAGAGATGCAGCCGCCGCTGTAGCTAAGGAGCTCGAGTCAGTTTGTTCGGTTGAAAAGAATGATGCAAAAGTGGTCTTAACCGTGAGCTTAATGGATTTCTGGTTAGTTTGTTTTCAGTTATCAATAAGGTTGTGTTTCACAGGTATTATTCTTGTTCATAtgtttaaaagattcagatttttTGAATCAGGTTTTTCAGTTATGCAAAATGGAAATAAGGAAACAAACCttgctttatttttattttgggaAATCAAGCATCTTTAGATTATCTCTCAGTTTTCTCTTTCGGTTGCACAGTTAAACGGTTATTTGTTTTTCAGTTTGCAATACTCGTAAGATTTCggtaaccctatacgagggttattctGGAAGACGTTGTGTTTTTGGGGGAATAAAACAGTTTAAATACAGAACAGTAGATACGAAAAGTGAGGAGTGTGAATAAAGTGAAAGACAAAGcatttgttgaaaaaaaaaatgctGTAGATTATCAGTGATTTTAGATAGTCGAGGGTtttgagaatcaatactctgttttgTTGCAGAGTACATAAGGCTATAATGTTTGAGATTATTCTGTTCAGAGATTGAATTTTTCTCTCTGATAGTGTTGAATTTCTTTAAAAGTATGTTATTATGATTCAAAGCCTTGAAGAACATTGTTGCAAAAATCTTTTAGAAAGAATCATTTGTACAGATTGgtaaaatattctcgctccaatcactgatggttttgtgactaCAAGATTTAAGTGCATGCATAAAATTACCAGTGgctgtagctcgagttgaaatgtttattggataagaagaggggttggtgctccttgaggccttgtggtttctaaaacttgtgaactgagttggtgctctttgaaataatataagggatcttaccgagtggtttttctaccccaggagggttttccactcatgaaaactatggtgttatgtgcattgtcttgtctcattttgtcttactggtttatgctCTGATACGTCATATCTTTAGCCCTTTTCATTTCATACTCTATTTTGTTGAATTCATGTAATGCAATCTTTGAAATACTCATTTAGATGTTTCATGTTTTTGTAAAAGATTCAATATCATTTTATTTTCTGAAAAGTCTGAATCAAGTTTTTTCAGTTGGTTCTATTGTATATTTCATGCTTCATTAAAAGTATTACATCAAGGTGTTAAGTCTCAGTCATCTGTGCTTATTGTTAATCAAAATAGTCAAGTTCATAAAAGAagttcttgttaaaatttttacactctgattcaccccccccccccccctctcagagtgtttccacttccaacaagtggtatcagagcatagggtccctcatataggcctgtcctagggattgttcctggtcaTTTGGAAGTTTTTTTTTAATGGCTCATTCTCAAGAAGGTGCATCTTTAtcaagagctcctctttttgatggcatagattatgtgttctggaagatcagaatggaaacatacTTGATCTCAGTTGATGTAAATGTGTGGAACATTGTTACTACAAAATATGTTGTTCCTACGTCCATTCCTTCAGATCCTGATGCTAAAACTCAATATGAGTTAAATGCTAGAGCTAAGCATGCTCTGTTATGTGGTCTCACCAAGGATGTGCTTGTTAAAGTTATGCATTGTGCATCTGCTAATGAAATATGGAGTAAGCTAGAAACCATTTATCAaggtgatgcaaaggtcaaggaatctaaaattctcacactcaagaatcagtttgagtcattgagaatgaaagaagatgagactattgcaaactattttcttagaattgatgaagttgtgaattcaagaagaggtcttggtgaaaatgttgatgaaaaagatgttgtCAGAAAAGTTATTAGAACATTACTTCCTAAATATGAAACTAAGGTGTCcactttagaagaaaagaaaagtttttctacTATGTCTCTTGACAGCCTTCAAAGCATTCTTACAGCTTATGAAATGAGAATTGATAGTAATTCATCTAATTCTAAAGAAACTGCTTTtaaggtagaaaagaaagaggaaccagatagtgaatctgaactttcagatgctatagaagccctGCTAGTAAGAAAGttaaaaaagaaatataagggaaaactacccttcaaATGCTTTAATTGCGGTAAAGCCGGACACTTTGCTGCTAAATGTCCCTTGagtgatcaaaacagtgaagaagaaaaactacaaaaagtttttaaaaagaaaaaatggaatcctaaaaaaaaattcaatccatttcagaaaaagaagagtctttttataaaagaagattctgaaaatgattcagatgactcaccttgtgaaggtgatgaaactttGTTTATGGCTGAAATAGAAACTTCGATGAACATATCAGAAGATAATTTTGATGACTTAGAACAaggtgaaattgatcttgaaggagaattgcttTGTGCTCTTAAGGAAATCAAAAGACTAAAGAAGCTTGTAGTTTCTCATGaaagtgaaattcaaattttgcaaattgaatTGAAAGATTCAAAGCAAACAGTTGAAGATTTAAAAGT is a genomic window of Cryptomeria japonica chromosome 7, Sugi_1.0, whole genome shotgun sequence containing:
- the LOC131856804 gene encoding uncharacterized protein LOC131856804, which produces METYLISVDVNVWNIVTTKYVVPTSIPSDPDAKTQYELNARAKHALLCGLTKDVLVKVMHCASANEIWSKLETIYQGDETLFMAEIETSMNISEDNFDDLEQGEIDLEGELLCALKEIKRLKKLVVSHESEIQILQIELKDSKQTVEDLKVLLADSELKVNTLEQQTNSLHKQIEQYESTLHLNEILNKQKLCKNMTGVGFESAKSAKQITKPSNRNQFQAYNRMTPFKLGFFHGYCFYCNKFGHKENG